From the genome of Eremothecium gossypii ATCC 10895 chromosome I, complete sequence:
GGAGAAGGTCTGCTCGGTCGACGAGGTGCAGTTGGCAGTGGTGCTGGACGGAGACGCGGACGGAGACGCAGGCGAAGACGCAGGCGCAGACGCAGACGAAGACGCAGAGCCGGAGTAGCTGCTGTAGGGCGTCGCGCTCGAGCTCGCGCTGGAGCTCGCGCTGGTCAAAGGCAGGTCAAGCGTGATCGTGCGGAAAAGCGTGATCGTCGACGTCGTGTCGTCGTCGTTGACGACCGTGGACACGCTGTTGGGCACGAGGTACTCCTGGTTGCCGCCCATTGGCGCCAGGGTCGTGGTCTTGTTCGAGTACAGCGCGTGCACGGTCCCGAAAGTGGAAACACACGCTAGCAAGATAGAGGACGTAAACTTCATTTTAAACGGTTTCAAAGGAATGACTAAGTTGGGATCAGAAGTATCGTTTATTCGAGGCTAGCTCTGTGCT
Proteins encoded in this window:
- the SVS1 gene encoding Svs1p (Syntenic homolog of Saccharomyces cerevisiae YPL163C (SVS1) and YOR247W (SRL1)), with the protein product MKFTSSILLACVSTFGTVHALYSNKTTTLAPMGGNQEYLVPNSVSTVVNDDDTTSTITLFRTITLDLPLTSASSSASSSATPYSSYSGSASSSASAPASSPASPSASPSSTTANCTSSTEQTFSTSSTQLYTTWTLTGSAGPLVTSSAYDKYVVYASAACTEKTVTVTEYAATKYVTVAASAMPSLAPLSGYYSNSTATH